Sequence from the Candidatus Thorarchaeota archaeon genome:
GTTCTCGCGCGTGTTCGACGAGAACGCGTACACAATGGTATTCCATACCAGACCATCCGGTGAAGAAACCCCCTACTGGCACTTCCATGTGGAGTTCTACCCGCCTTGGCGTGACCGGACCAGACTGAAGTATCTTGCAGGCGTAGAAAGCGGAGCGTGGACCTACACCAACGATTCTAGTCCCGAAGACAAAGCAAGAGAGCTCAGAGAGGCGACCTAGTTGATTGTACCAGAACGAATAGCTGCTGCATTCACCAAGGAGTTTGGAACCCCCAGAGATGGCGCGACTGTCAGCAGGGCGCCGGGCAGAGTAGAGGTGTTGGGAAACCACACCGACTACAACGGAGGAGCGGTCTTGGCTGCCGCAATCGAGAGATACGTCTGGTCAATAGGCATCAGAAGTGGTGCAATCAGAGTCCACTCGGTTGACTATGCAGAGACTGTCGACATAGAAGAGACGGGGATGGGCATGGAGGTTGTTCATGCTTGGCATTCGTATGTCCGTGGGGTCTACTGGGCGTTTCGGCGTCGAGGACGGGAGACTGTGCCTATGCTGGCGGCTGTCGGGGGCGATGTGCCTATCGGTGCAGGACTGAGCTCATCAGCGGCCCTCGAGGTTTCCCTTGTGAACCTCATTCACAGACTCTCAGGCGGCAGTCTTGAACCAAAGAGCCTAGCGATGCTGGCGTTTGAGGCGGAGAGAATATACTGCAATGTAGCCTGTGGCGTGATGGATCAGTTCGCCTCGCAGTTATGCAAGCCCGACTCACTATTGGCCATTGACTGCGCGAAGATGGCAACAAAGGACATTCCACTGGACATCGGAGCTCGACTGGTGGTGGTGGACTCGGGGGTCTCACGGGCGGCCGGCGACGCTCTCAACACGAGGAAGGAGGAGTGCAGACAGGCACTGCAGACACTCAACAAGGATGGTTGGGCCCTCTCTAACTTGGTTGACATAGACCCACGACACCTCCCGCAGGCTGAGTCAGTCCTGTCCACAACACTGGGCATGAGAACCAAGCATGTGGTGATGGAGAACGCACGGGTGAAACAGGGAATACTCCTGCTTCAGGACGGCAGACTGCAGGAATTCGGC
This genomic interval carries:
- the galK gene encoding galactokinase, whose protein sequence is MIVPERIAAAFTKEFGTPRDGATVSRAPGRVEVLGNHTDYNGGAVLAAAIERYVWSIGIRSGAIRVHSVDYAETVDIEETGMGMEVVHAWHSYVRGVYWAFRRRGRETVPMLAAVGGDVPIGAGLSSSAALEVSLVNLIHRLSGGSLEPKSLAMLAFEAERIYCNVACGVMDQFASQLCKPDSLLAIDCAKMATKDIPLDIGARLVVVDSGVSRAAGDALNTRKEECRQALQTLNKDGWALSNLVDIDPRHLPQAESVLSTTLGMRTKHVVMENARVKQGILLLQDGRLQEFGRLMYESHESSRDLYEVSHPRLDLLVELSRNHPAVLGARMTGAGLGGAILALVKEKHVEDYMRSIVRFYEKETGLTPRVIAGRVPGGVVTTTL